The sequence GCACAGCGTGTCAGACGACTTCTCCATTCCGGATCTTCGCGCAAAGAAGTACGGGCAATGGCAAGTTTCCAGCCACGAGTATCCCCTGGCGGATATTTTCCACTCCGAGGACGAGGAAAATACTTCGTTCGGATCTCTTCGTCGGTCAGAGCTGCGTCGCGAAAGTCTTCAAGCCGAGCCAAAAGACGCTCCCCGGACGTATCAATGACTAAAGAATCCCGGGCCGTTACCACCGTTGAGGTCGACTCCCGGAACAATTCCGTGATTGGAATCCCCTGGGAATACTCTGCTGAAACATCCGTCGGACGCGGAACAAGAAAGAAATGGGGCGACTGCGGACACAAAGTTTGATCGACAAGCTCGTTCCATCCTTGGTGGGACAAGGCGTGTAACTTGTCTTCGCGGTTTCCCCAAAGCTGCCCGAACTGAACTTCGCACTCTTCGCTGCTGACCTTAGACCGCGAACCAATCGAAATCGCGACTCCCTGACCGATATCAAAAACACTTTCATCCCGGGAAAGAAAGGCCGCCGTTCCTCGCTTCTTCGAGTTTCCGTTCAAATCGAGCAGTTCCAACCGATTAAACTGCCGCAGCAATTGATACCGCAGCCCTCGAAACGTGACGTTGTCGAGAAAACCGTGATTCACGACCAGGCCGAGAACCCCCAGCCCGGCCCGTTCCAGATGCCACTGCGAAACCCTCAGAAACTTGACGTAGTCGTCGTGCAGCCACAACTTCTTTTCCTGCAGCGGGACGCCTTCCACCTCAAAGTAGCTGCAATAGGTCTCTTGCTTGCCAACTTTCCCCCGAAGAAGTTCTTTGATCCACAACCCGTTGTTTGCGGATGCCGCCGCGTAGGGGGGATTTCCGAGAATGACCGTCGCTGGCGAACCTAATTCTTGGTGAACCTCTGGCTCGAGCGTGTTACCGCAGTGAATCGTTACCCAGGTTGGGTCGTATTTCGTGATTCCCGTTGCCTGGAAGAACTGCGAAATTGTCAGATGGGCCTGATCGATCGCTTCTGGCATCAGTTCAATAGCGGCAATTCTCTGGGGGAGCTCCTCCGCTATGAAACTTTCCCATCGCAGATTGGCCTGACATTGCGTTAACCCTTCTCGACTTGCCTGGGCCAAGATGTTCTCCGCCATCTGTTGTAAGGCAGCGACTAGAAAAATGCCGGTACCGCAAGATGGCTCGAGAACTCGGACGAATGCCTGGCTGGGATTGCATTCGATAGGCGCAACTATATTTCCCCTTCTGGCCACTTGCTCAAACGAACTTGAATCCGCCAGCCCGAGAGGTAAAGCGAACTGATGCTTTAACGTCTGATCGACCTGCCGAACGACGGCCTGCGCAACTTCCCACGGCGTATAGAAAACTCCCCGATCGCGACGTTGGCGGGGAGAAAGCTGGGCCAGCTCCGATTCAAAACGATAGGCGGAAGGGCTGACACTCAATGAAAGATACCTGTCAATCGATGAACTTCAGCCGCTATAACGGAAGATCCTCGTCTTTGATTCGCAAAAAGCCTTCATCACCCACCAGAGAACCATCTTCTCCCTGCATGATGACGAGCTGCCCTTCCCCTTCTGAGCCATAGACATCATAAACCACGTAATTGGGGTGACCGAACTGGTCGGCTACCTCTTGGCTCGCCTCGGCGTTGATCCAGGCGCGATAGATCTCGCCGATGTTCTCTTTCACAGCTGGCCGTTCGCCAAACTTGTTTTTGATCTCGGTCGTGACCTGGGAGTTTACGCCGAAATAGACCAGCCCACTACAAACCAGGCAGCTCACCAGGATCAAGCCAGCGACTGCGGCGATTGCCAGAACGAGCGGAGAAGTCGCGCCGCGGCGATCACGATGTTTGATTCGAAGATGGATGCGGGAGTCAACCAAGACAGATGCCTGAAAACGAGGGGCCAAACGATAGGTGCCTCTGTTTTACTCCGGAACGCCGTGGCAAGAAAGCCCTACTGACCGCGGTGGGATTGATCTATTTCAGTTGAAAGGTTCCCGCTGGAACTATCAACTCGCAGGTATCAATCAAACCCTCTTTCACCAACACAACCACCTGGCCTTCGCCTTTCGTACCGACCACGTAGAAACTCAAGTAGTCAGGATCACCACGATCTTCTTTAACTGCGGCCA comes from Bremerella sp. JC817 and encodes:
- a CDS encoding type ISP restriction/modification enzyme produces the protein MPEAIDQAHLTISQFFQATGITKYDPTWVTIHCGNTLEPEVHQELGSPATVILGNPPYAAASANNGLWIKELLRGKVGKQETYCSYFEVEGVPLQEKKLWLHDDYVKFLRVSQWHLERAGLGVLGLVVNHGFLDNVTFRGLRYQLLRQFNRLELLDLNGNSKKRGTAAFLSRDESVFDIGQGVAISIGSRSKVSSEECEVQFGQLWGNREDKLHALSHQGWNELVDQTLCPQSPHFFLVPRPTDVSAEYSQGIPITELFRESTSTVVTARDSLVIDTSGERLLARLEDFRDAALTDEEIRTKYFPRPRSGKYPPGDTRGWKLAIARTSLREDPEWRSRLTRCAYRPFDHRWIYWSAEMIDWPRGEIMQEMQKPGAVALIVRRQMPADRPANYFWIADALTVDGIVRSDNRGNETLLPLSFRGNENINRDLLPEYLRGSVGGEAIVAMIYALFHSSEYRTHFISMLQIEFPRLFFPVEKMNFECLATHGQKLIALHLGKATWEYETAMAELGPVAAGYPKYHDGQVWIDRRTPLAEVHAADWAYHVGSHQVLKKWLKDRRHQMLSAEDICHYIGMIQAIRETRETIARIDQEIEKLGGLHRAFGIERNS